A genomic stretch from bacterium includes:
- a CDS encoding MerR family transcriptional regulator: protein MHADRPGGVDVGFSAKEAADICGLTLEQLEEWENAGMANPSLPGPPGLRRRRYSYEDLLALDIARFLLEWGAPPEQVREAASRIRVSLTDSPRDTCMTVLDGKLLVFANRDEARCFVESDPDGGVYVVDATQISDDLDSEIRAVCPDYFEPEPWQDACHRYETEAQVERLREFLDTVQADDFEF from the coding sequence ATGCATGCCGATCGGCCGGGCGGGGTGGACGTGGGGTTCAGCGCGAAGGAGGCGGCGGACATCTGCGGCCTCACGCTCGAGCAGCTCGAGGAGTGGGAGAACGCCGGCATGGCCAATCCCAGCCTGCCCGGTCCGCCCGGCCTGCGGCGACGCAGGTACTCCTATGAGGATCTTTTGGCGCTGGACATCGCGAGGTTCCTGCTCGAGTGGGGTGCGCCGCCGGAGCAGGTACGGGAGGCGGCCAGCCGGATCCGCGTCAGCTTGACGGACAGCCCCCGGGACACCTGCATGACCGTGTTGGACGGCAAGCTCTTGGTGTTCGCGAACCGCGACGAGGCCCGCTGCTTCGTCGAGTCCGATCCCGATGGTGGTGTGTATGTGGTGGACGCCACCCAGATCTCCGACGACCTCGACAGCGAGATCCGCGCCGTTTGCCCGGACTACTTCGAGCCCGAGCCGTGGCAGGATGCCTGCCACCGCTATGAGACGGAGGCTCAGGTGGAGCGGCTCCGGGAGTTCCTCGACACCGTCCAGGCCGACGACTTCGAGTTCTGA
- a CDS encoding PPC domain-containing protein produces the protein MRICRLLAVSLVLALVLGAPGTAHAYDPPDDGETGDLATPEPPPRYAVILTVDADPYEARIDELYEVDWYRFTAVAGQDYWILADTSRGGSWIDVDIVLSLHDATGAAVEVAAENHLNELRWLLLTGAEAGTYYLRVGTDPNPTDRVGAYGIEVRAIDDDHGNSAAEATEIHLAAVEYTGRMDYEDDQDWLAFDARAGDIYRVTATGADDVHLYSVRSSGGGIEVERLERWGTFRGVYGLDSRPWRFAEAGRYAVSVRDEVGRQSYPGDYTLTFERLRDDHSNTPEDTKALAVGRETAAVLDYRGDEDWFHVQLVDGDRYMLEVSSPGDGVPDLEVVVYGTDSATYGDSYALNGHSLSYPDASRLLWTAIGTGRHRVQVRDTARWDSTIHPVGYGITVSRRAPDDHADQRDGSTPLRPGVWLEGTLDALGDEDWYRFSAAAGVPYTVEYELRAEGSEDFGPPEDFFHGNDVAVYFIDDSWGFSGAAGYAFTTAGEQHVLVTTAEWADGRQWEYRLRLVEHERVDYGDDRRSAGALAIGETVVGSATSADPDWFHFEAPESGIYAITSTRSGSAVFDVTVLDDSTELPTPIPGFGLSTQGAVVASDFFSVPSAGRYWIRITAKWAAPFVYRLSMERQAIEADDHADETAGATPVPLAPPEPGQEPREERAGTTTETTTTEGPAGVTYGQAVGRLESYGDVDMFALELRRGVKYRIVPSATRPAPPGTRYPGYNREVAVSLWDGDRRVGSRQSWGPLIEYLPTVTGTYHVRVAYGEGGPFLEPRPYSFEVQVLPQDEEPDLREDAVPVPAGAGISGSLENRADLDWFRFSASRGQTWILQSPTEGWGCVEIYDIAGEVRFLEDCNSDRLVWTAPAGNYAIKIFVESPYGWSAPGVEYDLALSIAPPDDHGNSRADPSALVAGEPQAGKMDYVGDTDVFRLDAAEGDFWVIDMTTSYYATFYETEFVPSDLESAVPATWDRLRVGGVLVAPTDGHWLISVGGDRASGDYTISASRTELTDDYGSNRASAHTLEAPLSDPECDNPPDGADCSGSTLVEGTIDHRYDVDYFRVPLEAGTKYEISVRSESDQVIFALLSETFCAVEGPGVWEKTYDTWVLERSEDYWVRVASGRSPSDEPETYTLVITARGDDFLTLEERATELQPNVVHEVGPDGDGGNNLYRVHFDHPRYVIEVTGGPEAWGTSSDEQFGGDYVDEGDRYLYRIPSNPPVEYAFRVRGGAGRPYTVVARERVPADENLEWWNLHMQPEFPPGYCNPASG, from the coding sequence ATGAGGATATGCCGACTGCTGGCTGTATCACTGGTGCTGGCTCTGGTGCTGGGGGCGCCCGGGACCGCTCACGCCTATGACCCACCGGACGACGGGGAAACCGGGGATCTCGCGACGCCCGAGCCGCCCCCGCGTTATGCGGTGATCCTGACCGTCGACGCCGACCCGTACGAGGCGCGGATCGACGAGTTGTACGAGGTGGACTGGTACCGCTTCACGGCCGTTGCGGGACAGGACTACTGGATCCTCGCCGACACCAGCAGAGGGGGCTCCTGGATCGACGTCGACATCGTGCTGTCGCTGCACGACGCCACCGGGGCGGCGGTCGAGGTGGCGGCGGAGAACCACCTCAACGAACTCCGATGGCTACTGCTGACCGGCGCCGAGGCCGGGACGTACTACTTGCGGGTAGGCACCGATCCCAACCCGACCGACCGCGTCGGCGCCTACGGGATTGAGGTCCGCGCTATCGACGACGATCACGGCAACTCCGCGGCGGAGGCGACGGAGATCCACCTCGCCGCCGTGGAGTACACCGGCAGGATGGACTACGAGGACGACCAGGACTGGCTCGCCTTCGACGCCCGGGCAGGTGACATCTACCGGGTCACGGCCACAGGCGCTGACGATGTCCATCTGTACTCGGTCCGGTCGTCCGGCGGCGGCATCGAGGTGGAGCGGCTCGAACGCTGGGGCACGTTCCGCGGCGTCTACGGACTCGATTCCCGGCCGTGGCGCTTCGCCGAGGCGGGACGGTACGCGGTCTCCGTCCGGGACGAAGTCGGCCGTCAGAGTTATCCCGGCGATTACACGCTCACGTTCGAGCGGCTCCGCGACGACCACTCCAACACCCCCGAGGACACTAAGGCGCTGGCCGTGGGACGCGAGACGGCGGCCGTCCTCGACTACCGCGGCGACGAGGACTGGTTCCATGTCCAGCTGGTCGACGGGGACCGGTACATGCTGGAGGTCAGCTCGCCCGGGGACGGCGTGCCGGACCTGGAGGTCGTGGTCTACGGGACCGACAGCGCCACTTACGGGGACAGCTATGCGCTGAACGGGCATTCACTGTCCTATCCCGACGCAAGCCGGCTGCTCTGGACGGCGATCGGCACGGGTCGCCATCGCGTCCAGGTGCGTGACACGGCGCGTTGGGACAGCACGATCCATCCGGTCGGCTACGGCATCACGGTGAGCCGCCGTGCGCCGGACGACCATGCCGACCAGCGGGACGGCTCGACGCCGCTCCGTCCTGGCGTGTGGCTGGAGGGAACCCTGGACGCCCTCGGGGACGAGGACTGGTACCGGTTCTCCGCCGCGGCCGGGGTCCCCTACACCGTCGAGTACGAACTCCGGGCGGAGGGTTCGGAGGACTTCGGTCCCCCTGAAGACTTCTTCCACGGCAACGACGTCGCCGTCTACTTCATCGACGACAGCTGGGGCTTCAGCGGTGCCGCGGGTTACGCCTTCACCACCGCGGGCGAACAGCATGTCCTGGTCACGACCGCCGAGTGGGCGGACGGGCGGCAGTGGGAATACCGCCTGCGGCTCGTCGAGCACGAGCGGGTCGACTACGGCGACGACAGGCGAAGCGCCGGGGCTCTCGCCATCGGGGAGACGGTCGTCGGCTCGGCGACCAGTGCCGACCCGGACTGGTTCCACTTCGAGGCGCCGGAGTCCGGCATCTACGCCATCACGTCAACGCGTTCGGGGTCCGCTGTGTTCGATGTCACCGTCCTGGATGACAGCACCGAGCTACCGACGCCGATCCCCGGCTTCGGGTTGTCCACGCAGGGGGCGGTGGTGGCAAGCGACTTCTTCTCGGTGCCGTCGGCGGGACGGTACTGGATCCGGATCACAGCCAAGTGGGCGGCGCCGTTCGTCTACCGGCTGAGTATGGAGCGGCAGGCCATCGAGGCGGACGACCATGCTGACGAGACCGCCGGTGCCACGCCGGTTCCGCTGGCGCCACCGGAACCGGGACAGGAGCCGCGCGAGGAGAGAGCGGGCACCACCACGGAGACCACCACGACGGAGGGTCCGGCCGGCGTCACCTACGGGCAGGCCGTCGGCCGCTTGGAGAGCTACGGGGACGTCGACATGTTCGCGCTCGAACTCCGGCGAGGCGTCAAGTACCGGATCGTGCCCAGCGCCACCAGGCCCGCCCCGCCGGGTACCCGCTATCCCGGCTACAACCGCGAGGTGGCCGTCAGCCTTTGGGACGGCGACAGGCGCGTGGGCAGCAGGCAGAGTTGGGGTCCGCTGATCGAGTACCTGCCGACAGTCACGGGCACGTACCACGTGCGTGTGGCCTACGGCGAGGGCGGTCCGTTCCTGGAGCCCCGCCCCTACAGCTTCGAGGTGCAAGTCCTTCCCCAGGACGAGGAACCCGACCTTCGCGAGGACGCCGTGCCCGTTCCCGCCGGAGCAGGCATCAGCGGCAGTCTCGAGAATCGCGCGGACCTGGACTGGTTCAGGTTCAGCGCGAGTCGGGGGCAGACGTGGATCCTGCAATCGCCGACCGAGGGATGGGGCTGCGTGGAGATCTATGACATCGCCGGGGAGGTTCGGTTCCTGGAGGACTGCAACAGCGACCGCCTCGTCTGGACCGCCCCCGCCGGCAACTACGCCATCAAGATCTTCGTGGAGTCGCCCTACGGGTGGAGTGCTCCTGGCGTGGAGTACGACCTCGCCCTGTCGATCGCCCCGCCGGACGATCACGGCAACAGTCGGGCCGATCCGTCGGCACTGGTCGCCGGAGAGCCGCAGGCCGGCAAGATGGACTACGTCGGGGATACCGACGTTTTCCGTCTCGACGCGGCCGAGGGCGATTTCTGGGTCATCGACATGACGACGTCCTACTACGCCACCTTCTACGAGACGGAGTTCGTGCCGAGCGATCTGGAGTCGGCCGTACCGGCGACGTGGGACCGGCTCAGAGTCGGCGGTGTCCTCGTCGCCCCGACCGATGGCCACTGGTTGATTTCGGTCGGTGGGGACAGGGCCAGCGGGGACTACACAATCTCCGCCTCCCGGACCGAGCTGACCGATGACTACGGCAGCAACCGGGCGTCAGCTCACACGCTCGAGGCACCGCTGTCCGACCCCGAGTGCGACAACCCGCCGGACGGCGCTGACTGCTCGGGCAGCACCCTCGTAGAGGGGACGATCGACCATCGCTACGACGTCGACTACTTCAGGGTGCCGCTCGAAGCCGGAACGAAGTACGAGATCAGCGTTCGCAGCGAGTCGGACCAGGTGATCTTCGCGCTGCTCAGCGAGACGTTCTGCGCCGTCGAGGGGCCCGGCGTGTGGGAGAAGACCTACGACACCTGGGTGCTCGAGCGCAGCGAGGACTACTGGGTGCGCGTCGCCTCCGGCAGGTCTCCGAGCGACGAACCCGAGACCTACACCCTCGTGATCACCGCGCGCGGCGACGACTTCCTGACCCTCGAGGAGCGTGCGACGGAACTCCAGCCGAACGTCGTCCACGAGGTGGGGCCCGACGGCGACGGCGGGAACAACCTTTACCGGGTGCACTTCGACCATCCGAGATACGTGATTGAGGTGACCGGCGGCCCCGAAGCCTGGGGGACCTCATCCGATGAGCAGTTCGGCGGCGATTATGTGGATGAGGGCGATCGCTACCTCTACCGGATCCCCTCTAATCCGCCGGTCGAATACGCGTTCAGGGTAAGAGGTGGAGCGGGCCGCCCGTACACGGTCGTGGCGCGCGAACGGGTCCCTGCTGACGAGAACCTCGAATGGTGGAACCTCCACATGCAGCCGGAGTTCCCGCCCGGCTATTGCAACCCGGCCAGCGGGTAG
- a CDS encoding GPP34 family phosphoprotein, with amino-acid sequence MVGLVEEITLLLLRDEGGAFVRVPTWSLRYSIAGGVLMELADANRIDTDLEHLFLVDDTPTGDELLDPTLAEIAAGERQNTRFWIEHVAEGADGIREAALGGLVAKGILTEREERVLWLFKTRRYPAAEGSVRQAVKLRLMEVLLSDDIPDPRDVMLICLADACGIFRVLLSGKELASLVPRIEQVTRLDLIGQTMVRAIDDVRMAVAAATAGHL; translated from the coding sequence ATGGTTGGACTCGTCGAGGAGATCACGCTCCTCCTGCTGCGCGACGAGGGCGGGGCGTTCGTGCGCGTCCCCACTTGGTCGCTGCGCTACTCCATCGCCGGCGGGGTCCTCATGGAGCTGGCGGACGCCAACCGCATCGACACCGACCTCGAGCACCTGTTCCTGGTGGACGACACGCCGACCGGTGACGAGCTCCTGGATCCGACGCTGGCGGAGATCGCCGCCGGGGAGCGCCAGAACACGCGGTTCTGGATCGAGCACGTCGCCGAAGGTGCCGACGGCATCCGGGAGGCGGCACTCGGCGGTCTGGTCGCCAAGGGCATCCTGACCGAGCGGGAGGAACGCGTCCTTTGGCTGTTCAAGACCCGGCGCTACCCCGCCGCGGAGGGCAGCGTCCGCCAGGCGGTGAAGCTGCGCCTCATGGAGGTGCTGCTCAGCGACGACATCCCCGACCCGCGCGACGTGATGCTGATCTGCCTGGCCGACGCCTGCGGCATCTTCCGGGTCCTGCTGTCGGGGAAGGAACTGGCCAGCCTGGTGCCCCGCATCGAGCAGGTCACGAGGCTCGACCTCATCGGCCAGACCATGGTGCGGGCCATCGACGACGTCCGCATGGCCGTGGCCGCCGCAACCGCCGGCCATCTGTAG
- a CDS encoding type II toxin-antitoxin system Phd/YefM family antitoxin — translation MKIVNIHEAKTHLSRLVREAADGAPFVIARSGAPLVKVMPLNEPVTPPTPSRTGFYPGIRSVSPAEHTELDDEIAGLLLAEPISPDADPD, via the coding sequence ATGAAGATCGTGAACATCCATGAAGCTAAGACGCACCTGTCGAGGCTGGTTCGGGAAGCGGCTGACGGCGCGCCGTTCGTGATCGCCAGGTCAGGGGCACCGCTGGTGAAGGTCATGCCATTGAACGAGCCGGTCACGCCGCCGACGCCGAGCCGTACGGGGTTCTACCCGGGAATCCGGTCGGTGTCGCCCGCCGAGCACACGGAGTTGGACGACGAGATCGCCGGGCTGCTGCTCGCTGAGCCGATCAGCCCTGATGCGGATCCTGATTGA
- a CDS encoding type II toxin-antitoxin system VapC family toxin, with protein sequence MRILIDTQILIWAADADHPDVLPCDARRLIEDHSNRLFFSAVSIWEVALKARKLDIDPRQFRHALLDAGYEEVAVTGQHAAAVDLLPRIHADPFDRLLVAQSQIAGLTLLTADATLGRYPGSILAVERS encoded by the coding sequence ATGCGGATCCTGATTGACACCCAGATCCTGATCTGGGCCGCCGACGCCGACCATCCGGACGTCCTGCCCTGCGACGCCCGGCGGCTCATCGAGGACCACTCCAATCGCCTCTTCTTCAGCGCTGTGTCCATCTGGGAGGTGGCGCTGAAGGCCCGCAAGCTGGACATCGATCCCCGGCAATTCCGCCACGCGCTCCTCGACGCTGGCTACGAGGAGGTGGCCGTCACCGGGCAGCACGCGGCCGCGGTGGACCTCCTCCCGAGAATCCACGCCGACCCGTTCGACAGGCTCCTCGTCGCCCAGTCGCAGATCGCCGGCCTCACGTTGCTCACCGCCGACGCCACGCTCGGGCGTTACCCGGGGTCCATCCTGGCCGTAGAACGGAGCTGA
- a CDS encoding IclR family transcriptional regulator, protein MSETVRRALRVLGFLGERPRKVDEVAEFMGLHRTTALRTLQVLEAERFVTRDEGHSFRLASGLYYLANRALENTDLRTVAVPHITALSAEVPHTVHLAALEARRVVYIDKREAENRVRMYSRIGNTAPLYCTGVAKAILAFLPVAVQREIADGIDYVRHTEKTITTPAGLLAELAAVARRGYATDHLEHEPFVNCVAAPVFETSGAVIGSVSITATTLVCDFEEVLTLVPRLIEATDAISEEYGWSPQPPAEEDGQEPDRTPENSSARRLQAAP, encoded by the coding sequence ATGAGTGAGACTGTTAGGCGGGCGCTGCGGGTTCTCGGGTTCCTGGGCGAGCGGCCTCGCAAGGTCGACGAGGTAGCCGAGTTCATGGGGCTGCACCGCACCACGGCCCTGCGCACCCTGCAGGTCCTCGAGGCCGAGCGCTTCGTGACACGCGACGAGGGCCACTCCTTCCGACTCGCCAGCGGGCTCTACTACCTGGCGAACCGGGCGCTCGAGAACACCGATCTGCGCACGGTCGCGGTGCCCCACATCACCGCGCTGAGCGCCGAGGTGCCCCACACTGTTCACTTGGCCGCCCTCGAGGCCCGCCGTGTCGTCTACATCGACAAGCGGGAGGCGGAGAACCGGGTGCGGATGTACTCGCGCATCGGCAACACAGCGCCGCTGTACTGCACGGGGGTGGCCAAGGCCATCCTGGCGTTCCTGCCGGTCGCGGTGCAGCGGGAGATCGCCGACGGGATCGATTACGTGCGACACACCGAAAAAACCATCACCACACCAGCGGGCCTGCTGGCCGAACTGGCCGCCGTGGCGCGGCGGGGCTACGCCACCGACCACCTCGAGCACGAGCCGTTCGTCAACTGCGTGGCGGCGCCCGTCTTCGAGACTTCGGGGGCGGTGATCGGGTCGGTCTCCATCACGGCCACGACCCTGGTGTGCGATTTCGAGGAGGTTCTGACCCTCGTTCCCCGCCTGATCGAGGCCACCGACGCCATCTCCGAGGAGTACGGCTGGAGCCCGCAGCCGCCCGCCGAGGAGGACGGACAGGAACCCGACCGGACACCGGAGAACTCAAGCGCCCGCCGACTGCAAGCCGCGCCCTGA
- a CDS encoding TOBE domain-containing protein translates to MALHEATVTDSGDVALGDVAFRPDAPVALEAGERVAVGIRPSGAHVAERLRGPHLRGRVTRRDYLGGDCFLEVDISTEHAIVVRAEPEDAVHVGDVVNVEIRPGAAHLFGASGERAGGLSLLGPP, encoded by the coding sequence ATGGCGCTGCACGAAGCCACCGTCACCGACTCCGGGGACGTGGCGCTGGGCGACGTGGCGTTCCGCCCGGATGCGCCGGTGGCTCTCGAGGCCGGCGAGCGGGTGGCCGTGGGCATACGCCCCAGCGGCGCACATGTGGCCGAACGGCTCCGCGGGCCGCATCTCCGCGGCCGGGTGACCCGTCGCGACTACCTTGGCGGCGACTGTTTCCTGGAGGTGGACATCTCAACGGAACATGCCATCGTTGTCAGGGCCGAACCGGAGGACGCGGTACACGTGGGCGACGTCGTGAACGTGGAGATCCGTCCGGGGGCGGCCCACCTCTTCGGTGCCTCGGGGGAGCGCGCAGGCGGCCTGAGCCTCCTCGGGCCGCCATGA
- a CDS encoding carbohydrate ABC transporter permease translates to MAPRRSTLASAYGILLAGTAVSLVPFLYLVSTSLKDTNSLFSYPPDWIPSPLFWGNFTALLQDHPYIRWTVNTLVVSGVVTLLKLLFDSMAGYALAKMDFTGKRGVTLVLLLSVAIPVSALIIPLFFVVRHLGLLNTYWALILPPLANPLGIFMARSFVAGIPDDLEASARLDGASELTIYRRIVLPLIRPGLVVLGMFIFMLQYTSFLWPLVAVQDTDLQVLTVGISGLQSAFLQDWGLLSAGMLLAAVPITIIFLTVQRTFIVNDLSGALKE, encoded by the coding sequence ATGGCGCCGAGGCGCTCCACACTGGCCTCGGCCTACGGGATACTCCTCGCAGGCACAGCCGTCTCCCTGGTGCCCTTCCTGTACCTCGTGTCCACCTCGCTGAAGGACACGAACTCGCTGTTCAGCTACCCGCCGGACTGGATTCCGAGCCCCCTGTTCTGGGGGAACTTCACCGCACTGCTCCAGGACCACCCTTACATCCGCTGGACTGTCAACACCCTCGTGGTCTCGGGGGTCGTGACGCTGCTGAAGCTGCTCTTCGATTCGATGGCCGGTTACGCGCTGGCCAAGATGGACTTCACCGGCAAACGGGGAGTCACCCTGGTGCTGTTGCTCTCGGTGGCCATTCCCGTCTCGGCGCTGATAATCCCGCTGTTCTTCGTGGTGCGCCACCTCGGCCTGCTGAACACCTACTGGGCGCTGATCCTGCCCCCGTTGGCGAACCCGTTGGGCATCTTCATGGCGCGCAGTTTCGTGGCCGGCATCCCCGATGACCTGGAGGCCTCGGCCCGGCTGGACGGCGCCTCGGAGCTGACCATCTACCGCAGGATCGTTCTGCCGCTGATCCGACCCGGCCTGGTCGTCTTGGGCATGTTCATCTTCATGCTGCAGTACACCTCGTTCCTGTGGCCCCTGGTCGCCGTTCAGGACACCGACCTACAGGTGCTGACCGTCGGCATATCCGGGCTGCAGAGCGCCTTCCTGCAGGACTGGGGCCTGCTGTCCGCGGGAATGCTGCTGGCCGCCGTGCCCATCACGATCATCTTCCTCACCGTTCAGAGGACGTTCATCGTCAACGACCTCTCCGGCGCGCTGAAGGAGTGA
- a CDS encoding sugar ABC transporter permease, whose translation MRLSAAEHERHRRRYRRRRTLTAYGFLAPNLVAFALFLAVPVGWLLFSTFRTGGVLGPATYVGLDNWSETFASPLVRTSIINTLVYSAMAIPAVFIIAMVFALALRTVPRGKAPIRVALYVPTLQPAVVSALIFTFVLHPDFGIINFMVRAFGASPINFLGDTSLALPTIAGIEVWRGIGFWTILFLAGLLAQPTDLHHAAELDGAGAARRFFRLTLPLLRPTFYFAVIFATIVNLQLFDSVYALTDGGPVNSTITVSLYVYRSLFSFGEIGFGATLSFILVLTVLALTAVQTRLLRERH comes from the coding sequence ATGCGCCTGTCGGCCGCGGAGCACGAACGCCACCGCCGCCGCTACCGCCGCCGGCGCACCCTCACCGCCTACGGCTTCCTTGCCCCCAACCTGGTTGCCTTCGCGCTCTTCCTGGCCGTGCCCGTGGGGTGGCTGCTGTTCTCCACGTTCCGCACCGGCGGCGTGCTGGGACCGGCGACCTACGTGGGCCTCGACAACTGGAGTGAGACGTTCGCGAGCCCGCTGGTCCGCACCAGCATCATCAACACTCTCGTGTACAGCGCCATGGCCATTCCGGCCGTGTTCATCATCGCGATGGTGTTCGCGCTGGCCCTGCGGACCGTTCCGCGGGGCAAGGCGCCGATCCGGGTGGCGCTGTACGTCCCCACCCTGCAGCCCGCCGTCGTCTCGGCTCTGATCTTCACCTTCGTCCTGCACCCCGACTTCGGGATCATCAACTTCATGGTGCGAGCCTTCGGCGCCAGCCCGATCAACTTCCTGGGCGACACATCGCTGGCGCTCCCCACCATCGCCGGAATCGAGGTGTGGCGCGGCATCGGCTTCTGGACGATCCTCTTCCTGGCAGGCCTGCTGGCTCAGCCCACCGACCTCCACCATGCCGCGGAACTCGACGGCGCCGGCGCCGCGCGCAGGTTCTTCAGGCTCACCCTGCCGCTGCTGCGCCCGACGTTCTACTTCGCGGTCATCTTCGCGACGATCGTGAACCTGCAACTCTTCGACTCGGTGTACGCGCTGACCGACGGAGGACCTGTCAACAGCACCATCACCGTGTCGCTGTACGTCTACCGCAGCCTGTTCTCCTTCGGTGAGATCGGCTTCGGGGCGACGCTGTCGTTCATTCTGGTGCTCACGGTTCTGGCGCTGACCGCCGTGCAGACGCGCCTCCTGCGGGAGCGCCACTGA
- a CDS encoding sugar ABC transporter substrate-binding protein, whose translation MRRGRNNHSVPRRRCASPARYVLSVLLACLLVAAACGDDDETAEPPPPPPPPAEQPAEPPPAPPEPSPAPAADPQPAPEPAAAEPAPAASTLSGEIWMIKGPHSPREAELEQEIIDAFNADVAPDVDVEFTTYDWPNHVAELTTLFAGGSPPDVQYLVDLIYPSFAEQGLLHDMTDLVNDPAWADERAAIEPFAWDLAEQQGGTWGVPVLGAVYNIFINKTLLEEAGVLETWDDSYESMLEAARALTTDDVYGWAARTSAADFAWWDWYPYMHNAGGDVLSEDGASCGLVGSDVTDAMQFLIDIHTAGVSPPAGSLDNQGLYDLFKAGRIAILHHETPNIPDLLADPPDFEWDVAFAPPGPQGHTVMGNFGILSIAEASDNKEAAWEFIKHWASAPQVGQFAEQVSLQVVRSDILDDLFADNPPMQKVQSQLVPRVQGVQPHPQILEALQSAWPVAEDAFRGNLDGREAIDGMCDAIDAVLSG comes from the coding sequence ATGAGACGAGGTCGGAACAACCACTCAGTGCCGAGGAGGCGCTGCGCCTCGCCGGCGCGATACGTGCTGTCGGTGCTGCTGGCGTGTCTTCTGGTGGCCGCCGCCTGCGGCGACGACGACGAGACCGCGGAACCTCCACCGCCGCCGCCACCCCCGGCCGAGCAGCCGGCGGAACCTCCGCCTGCCCCTCCGGAGCCGAGCCCAGCCCCGGCTGCCGACCCCCAGCCGGCGCCCGAGCCCGCCGCGGCCGAGCCGGCCCCCGCCGCCTCGACGCTCTCGGGCGAGATCTGGATGATCAAGGGACCGCACTCGCCGCGTGAGGCCGAGCTGGAGCAGGAGATCATCGACGCCTTCAATGCCGATGTGGCGCCGGACGTGGACGTGGAGTTCACCACCTACGACTGGCCCAACCATGTGGCCGAACTGACAACCCTGTTCGCGGGTGGGTCTCCTCCCGACGTCCAATACCTGGTGGACCTGATCTACCCTTCTTTCGCCGAGCAGGGCCTGCTGCATGACATGACCGACCTGGTGAACGACCCGGCGTGGGCCGATGAACGGGCCGCCATCGAGCCGTTCGCCTGGGACCTCGCCGAACAGCAGGGCGGCACCTGGGGTGTGCCCGTGCTCGGGGCGGTCTACAACATCTTCATCAACAAGACGTTGCTGGAGGAGGCGGGCGTGCTGGAGACCTGGGACGACTCCTACGAGTCGATGCTGGAGGCGGCGCGGGCTCTCACCACCGACGACGTGTACGGATGGGCCGCCCGGACCTCCGCGGCGGACTTCGCCTGGTGGGACTGGTACCCGTACATGCACAACGCCGGGGGTGACGTGCTCTCGGAGGACGGCGCCTCGTGCGGCCTCGTCGGCAGCGACGTCACCGACGCCATGCAGTTCCTCATCGACATCCACACCGCCGGCGTGTCACCGCCGGCCGGGTCGCTGGACAACCAGGGCCTCTACGACCTGTTCAAGGCCGGGCGCATCGCCATCCTGCATCACGAGACCCCCAACATCCCGGACCTGCTGGCCGACCCGCCCGACTTCGAGTGGGACGTGGCCTTCGCCCCGCCGGGACCGCAGGGACACACCGTGATGGGCAACTTCGGCATCCTGTCCATCGCCGAGGCGAGCGACAACAAGGAGGCCGCCTGGGAGTTCATCAAGCATTGGGCCTCGGCGCCCCAGGTCGGTCAGTTCGCCGAGCAGGTGAGCCTGCAAGTGGTCCGCAGCGACATCCTGGACGACTTGTTCGCCGACAATCCGCCCATGCAGAAGGTGCAGAGCCAGTTGGTGCCCCGGGTGCAGGGCGTGCAGCCGCATCCGCAGATCCTGGAGGCGCTCCAGAGCGCCTGGCCCGTGGCCGAGGACGCGTTCCGCGGGAACCTGGACGGCCGGGAGGCCATCGACGGCATGTGCGACGCCATCGACGCTGTCCTGAGCGGCTAG